A window of Holophagales bacterium contains these coding sequences:
- a CDS encoding saccharopine dehydrogenase NADP-binding domain-containing protein — protein MSAAKKRLLLYGANGYTGRLILDAALARGLSVTIAGRRPGAIEPLASERGVPFEAFGLDEAPRRLAERFSRFGAVLLAAGPFSRTSAPVLAACLKARVPYLDITGEIGVFESVFARHTEAVKAGVVLLPGVGFDVVPSDCLAASLAMALPGAVRLQLAFRGFGISAGTARTMIEGLPKGGAARIDGKLVSVPVAWKARTIPFPDRPRYAVTIPWGDLSTAYRSTGIPNIETYMAMAPAHVSVLRWSRSLLPLAGFGPLQALLSAWAKKGIAGPTDAERARERSLLWGRVEDREGRAVEGTVETLEGYTLTAETAVLAAERVLRGGVKPGAWTPSKALGPGFIEDVRDTKLTVPTRADGGRPGNKPGA, from the coding sequence GTGTCTGCTGCCAAGAAGCGACTCCTCCTCTACGGCGCCAACGGCTACACGGGGCGGCTCATCCTCGACGCCGCCCTCGCCCGGGGCCTCTCCGTGACGATCGCGGGCCGGCGCCCCGGGGCGATCGAGCCCCTCGCCAGCGAGCGCGGGGTCCCGTTCGAGGCGTTCGGGCTCGACGAGGCGCCGCGGCGCCTCGCGGAGCGATTCTCGCGGTTCGGCGCGGTCCTCCTGGCCGCGGGCCCCTTCTCGAGGACGAGCGCCCCGGTCCTGGCGGCCTGCCTGAAGGCGCGGGTTCCCTATCTCGACATCACGGGGGAGATCGGCGTCTTCGAGTCGGTTTTCGCGCGGCACACCGAGGCGGTGAAAGCGGGCGTCGTCCTCCTCCCCGGCGTCGGGTTCGACGTCGTCCCCTCCGACTGCCTCGCGGCGTCGCTCGCAATGGCGCTTCCCGGCGCGGTCCGCCTCCAGCTCGCCTTCCGCGGGTTCGGGATCTCGGCCGGAACGGCCCGGACGATGATCGAGGGGCTTCCGAAAGGCGGCGCGGCCCGCATCGACGGAAAGCTCGTCTCCGTGCCCGTGGCGTGGAAGGCGAGGACGATCCCGTTTCCCGACAGACCACGGTACGCCGTGACGATTCCCTGGGGAGACCTCTCCACCGCCTACCGCTCCACCGGGATCCCGAACATCGAAACCTACATGGCGATGGCTCCGGCGCACGTCTCGGTGCTTCGGTGGAGCCGGTCGCTGCTCCCGCTGGCCGGGTTCGGCCCCTTGCAGGCCCTCCTTTCGGCCTGGGCGAAGAAGGGGATCGCCGGGCCGACAGACGCGGAGAGGGCCCGCGAGCGTTCGCTCCTCTGGGGCCGGGTCGAGGACCGGGAGGGGCGTGCGGTGGAGGGAACGGTCGAGACGCTCGAGGGCTACACGCTCACCGCCGAGACCGCCGTTCTCGCGGCGGAGCGGGTCCTTCGCGGGGGCGTGAAGCCGGGGGCGTGGACGCCCTCGAAGGCCCTGGGACCCGGCTTCATCGAAGACGTCCGGGATACGAAGCTGACGGTCCCGACGCGGGCCGACGGCGGGCGGCCGGGGAACAAGCCGGGCGCGTGA
- a CDS encoding methyltransferase domain-containing protein, translating into MTADTWDPGQYAKFLRERSAPFFDLLDLVETRPGMRAVDLGCGTGELTRQLHERLGCRETLALDRSARMLEKSAAFAAPGLRFEKGTVESFVPDGPFDLVFSNAALHFVEGHEELWPRLAALLAPGGQMAVHLPANQDHPTHVTAREVAREEPFAEALGGYVLPNNLLPVEAYATLFHRLGFSRQSVKLVVYGHLLESPESVVEWVKGSILTEYQSRLVPRLYEQFLETYRRRLLPRLAHEQPYFFTFKRVLMHAAL; encoded by the coding sequence ATGACCGCCGACACGTGGGATCCGGGCCAGTACGCGAAGTTCCTGCGCGAGAGGAGCGCCCCCTTCTTCGACCTCCTCGACCTCGTCGAGACCCGCCCTGGAATGCGTGCCGTCGACCTCGGCTGCGGCACGGGGGAGCTGACCCGGCAGCTCCACGAGCGGCTCGGCTGCCGGGAGACGCTGGCGCTCGACCGCTCGGCGAGGATGCTCGAGAAGAGCGCCGCCTTCGCCGCACCCGGGCTCCGGTTCGAGAAGGGAACGGTCGAGTCGTTCGTCCCGGACGGTCCTTTCGACCTCGTCTTCTCCAATGCCGCGCTCCACTTCGTCGAGGGGCACGAGGAGCTCTGGCCGCGACTCGCCGCGCTCCTGGCGCCGGGCGGGCAGATGGCCGTCCACCTCCCCGCGAACCAGGACCACCCGACGCACGTCACCGCCCGGGAGGTGGCCCGCGAGGAGCCGTTCGCCGAAGCCCTCGGCGGGTACGTCCTCCCGAACAACCTCCTTCCGGTGGAGGCGTACGCCACCCTCTTCCACCGCCTCGGCTTCTCCCGGCAGTCCGTAAAGCTCGTGGTGTACGGCCACCTCCTCGAATCGCCCGAGAGCGTCGTGGAGTGGGTGAAGGGGTCGATCCTCACCGAGTACCAGTCGCGCCTCGTCCCCCGGCTGTACGAGCAGTTCCTCGAGACCTATCGCCGCCGCCTCCTTCCCCGCCTCGCCCACGAGCAGCCGTACTTCTTCACGTTCAAGCGCGTCCTGATGCACGCGGCGCTGTGA
- the ispG gene encoding flavodoxin-dependent (E)-4-hydroxy-3-methylbut-2-enyl-diphosphate synthase produces MTTSVRRHETVAVRVGKVTIGGGAPVVVQSMTSTDTADVAATTKQCLELARAGSELVRITVNLPEAAAAVPEIRRRLDAEGCDVPLIGDFHYNGHTLLTAYPEMARTLDKYRINPGNVGTGRRRDEQFATICAIARENGKAVRIGVNGGSLNQELVLSKMQENTDRDLGRSSEEILNECMVLSALQSTELALECGLAREQIVISCKVSRPRELISLYRDLAGRTAQPLHLGLTEAGMGTKGLVWSSAAMGVLLAEGIGDTIRVSLTPRPGGDRREEVYAACELLQSLGIRAFAPSVTACPGCGRTTSTTFQELAERIQGYVRDQMPRWKVEREGVERMTLAVMGCIVNGPGESKAASIGISLPGTGEAPSCPVYVDGQKFTTLKGSPEELSEAFRALVDDYVATRYPRREPGNRGPDAATGAASPGSR; encoded by the coding sequence GTGACGACGAGCGTCCGGCGCCACGAGACGGTGGCGGTCAGGGTCGGAAAGGTGACGATCGGCGGCGGGGCGCCCGTCGTCGTGCAGTCGATGACGTCGACCGACACGGCCGACGTGGCCGCCACGACGAAGCAGTGCCTCGAGCTGGCCCGGGCAGGCTCCGAGCTCGTCCGGATCACGGTGAATCTCCCCGAGGCGGCCGCCGCGGTCCCCGAGATCCGCCGGCGGCTCGACGCCGAGGGTTGCGACGTTCCCCTCATCGGCGACTTCCACTACAACGGCCACACGCTCCTGACGGCCTACCCGGAGATGGCCCGGACTCTCGACAAGTACCGGATCAACCCCGGCAACGTCGGCACCGGCCGGAGGCGCGACGAGCAGTTCGCCACGATCTGCGCGATCGCCCGCGAGAACGGCAAGGCGGTGCGGATCGGCGTCAACGGCGGCTCCCTGAACCAGGAGCTCGTCCTCTCGAAGATGCAGGAGAACACCGACCGGGACCTCGGCAGGAGCTCCGAGGAGATCCTGAACGAGTGCATGGTCCTCTCGGCGCTGCAGTCGACGGAGCTCGCCCTCGAATGCGGTCTCGCGAGGGAGCAGATCGTCATCTCCTGCAAGGTGTCGCGTCCGCGCGAGCTGATCTCCCTCTACCGCGACCTCGCCGGCAGGACCGCCCAGCCGCTCCACCTCGGCCTGACCGAGGCGGGGATGGGGACGAAGGGGCTCGTCTGGTCGTCCGCGGCGATGGGGGTCCTCCTCGCGGAGGGGATCGGCGACACGATCCGCGTCTCCCTCACACCTCGCCCCGGCGGCGACCGGCGCGAGGAGGTGTATGCCGCGTGCGAGCTCCTCCAGTCGCTCGGCATCCGCGCCTTCGCCCCGAGCGTCACCGCCTGCCCCGGCTGCGGGAGGACGACGTCGACGACGTTCCAGGAGCTGGCCGAGCGGATCCAGGGCTACGTGCGCGACCAGATGCCGCGCTGGAAGGTCGAGAGGGAGGGGGTCGAGCGGATGACCCTCGCCGTCATGGGGTGCATCGTGAACGGCCCGGGCGAGTCCAAGGCCGCCAGCATCGGCATCAGCCTCCCCGGCACCGGCGAGGCGCCGAGCTGCCCGGTGTACGTCGACGGGCAGAAGTTCACGACGCTGAAGGGCTCCCCCGAGGAGCTCTCCGAGGCTTTCCGCGCTCTCGTCGACGACTACGTCGCGACCAGGTACCCGAGACGGGAGCCCGGCAACCGCGGGCCGGACGCCGCCACGGGTGCCGCCTCCCCCGGATCGCGATAA
- a CDS encoding response regulator, whose translation MKPGPGGSYAPEGDFALLEHVARTIGDFVLVTDVEGKLTWVNEAVLARSGWTRDELLGKPWRLFLGDVNPPGLVEKITAATRAGGFQGDILNVTKQGEVLWVALRTSILLRGGAVDGFVSISTDISGRKRVEEELTAARDAAEAASRAKTEFLANISHEIRTPMNAVIGMAGLLLETSLTPEQQDYVETIRTSGDTLLTLLNDVLDFSKMESERLELESRPFSLRDAVEDSFDLVAPAAAAKGVDLSFRIEPSVPATLEGDVTRVRQILLNLLSNAVKFTPSGEIVLRASSKQTADQKREVEILVRDTGIGIPRKRLDLLFQSFSQVDPSTTRRFGGTGLGLAICKGLAERMGGGISVSSDPSLGSTFRVTFVAAIGPPPAISEAIPGVGRLVGQRVLLVDDAPGSRETLSETLSSWGMVVRATASPQEALSWVEAGEPFDVGLLDEEMPELDGRRLAEAIRLSRDADELPLLLVTSRGRRAGGTRGTFVAALARPVRPRSLASALAGLRDDSVSRRRRRSSAPTLPSDLARTHPLRILLAEDNVVNQKVALSYLSRMGYAADVAVTGREALEAVRRESYDVVLMDVQMPEMDGFEATRRIRALGPGEKGPWIVAVTASAMTGDPEKCLAAGMNDYLSKPVRVEDLAAALRRAPRRTRRIPPANALPVLVPGPMETLKKLERPGEEAFLASLLEIFSRDTPLRIEEMERSATAADAESFRRAAHSLKSSASSLGGARVEALCAQMEKLSAEPGGLDEAARFLPSLKDEAAVLLEVLAGGEGPAQR comes from the coding sequence GTGAAACCCGGCCCGGGCGGTTCGTACGCCCCCGAGGGAGACTTCGCCCTTCTCGAGCACGTCGCGCGGACCATCGGCGACTTCGTCCTCGTGACGGACGTCGAAGGAAAGCTCACCTGGGTCAACGAGGCCGTCCTCGCCCGCTCCGGCTGGACCCGCGACGAGCTCCTCGGAAAGCCGTGGCGGCTCTTCCTCGGCGACGTGAACCCACCCGGTCTCGTCGAGAAGATCACCGCGGCGACGCGGGCCGGAGGCTTCCAGGGGGACATCCTCAACGTGACGAAGCAGGGGGAGGTCCTCTGGGTCGCATTGAGAACGTCGATCCTCCTGCGGGGCGGCGCGGTCGACGGCTTCGTTTCGATCTCGACCGACATCAGCGGGCGCAAGCGCGTCGAGGAAGAGCTGACGGCCGCGCGCGACGCGGCGGAGGCGGCGAGCCGGGCGAAGACAGAGTTCCTCGCCAACATCAGCCACGAGATCCGGACGCCGATGAACGCGGTCATCGGCATGGCGGGCCTCCTCCTGGAGACGTCGCTGACGCCGGAGCAGCAGGACTACGTCGAGACGATCCGGACGAGCGGCGACACTCTCCTGACACTCCTGAACGACGTCCTCGATTTCTCGAAGATGGAGTCCGAGAGGCTCGAGCTGGAGAGCCGCCCCTTCTCGCTCCGGGACGCCGTGGAGGACTCCTTCGACCTCGTCGCGCCGGCCGCGGCGGCCAAGGGCGTCGACCTCTCCTTCCGCATCGAGCCCTCCGTTCCCGCGACCCTCGAGGGCGATGTGACCCGCGTCCGGCAGATCCTCCTCAACCTCCTCTCGAACGCCGTGAAGTTCACCCCCAGCGGCGAGATCGTCCTCAGGGCTTCCTCGAAACAGACGGCCGACCAGAAGCGGGAGGTCGAGATCCTCGTGCGTGACACCGGGATCGGCATCCCCAGGAAGCGCCTCGATCTCCTGTTCCAGAGCTTCAGCCAGGTCGATCCATCGACGACCCGCCGGTTCGGCGGGACGGGTCTGGGTCTGGCGATCTGCAAGGGCCTCGCCGAGAGGATGGGCGGAGGAATCAGCGTTTCGAGCGACCCGTCCCTGGGCTCGACGTTCCGTGTCACGTTCGTCGCGGCCATCGGGCCGCCGCCCGCCATCAGCGAGGCGATCCCCGGCGTGGGCCGCCTCGTGGGGCAGAGGGTCCTGCTCGTCGACGACGCCCCGGGATCGAGGGAGACGCTCTCGGAAACGCTCTCGTCGTGGGGGATGGTGGTCCGCGCCACCGCCTCGCCGCAGGAGGCGCTTTCCTGGGTCGAGGCCGGGGAGCCGTTCGACGTCGGCCTGCTGGACGAGGAGATGCCGGAGCTCGACGGCCGTCGCCTGGCCGAGGCGATACGGCTGAGCCGCGACGCGGACGAGCTTCCGCTCCTGCTCGTCACGTCCCGGGGCCGGCGGGCCGGCGGGACCCGCGGCACCTTCGTCGCGGCCCTCGCCCGCCCCGTGAGACCCCGCTCTCTCGCTTCCGCCCTTGCAGGGCTTCGCGACGACAGCGTCAGCCGGCGGCGGCGCAGGAGCTCCGCCCCGACTCTCCCGAGCGACCTGGCCCGGACGCACCCGCTGCGGATACTCCTCGCCGAGGACAACGTGGTGAACCAGAAGGTCGCGCTGTCCTACCTCTCCCGGATGGGCTACGCCGCCGACGTCGCCGTGACGGGCCGCGAGGCCCTCGAAGCCGTCCGCCGGGAGAGCTACGACGTCGTCCTGATGGACGTCCAGATGCCCGAGATGGACGGTTTCGAAGCGACCCGGCGGATCCGGGCCCTCGGCCCGGGCGAGAAGGGTCCCTGGATCGTCGCCGTGACGGCCAGCGCGATGACCGGCGACCCGGAGAAGTGCCTCGCGGCCGGGATGAACGACTACCTCTCGAAGCCCGTCCGGGTCGAGGACCTGGCCGCGGCCCTGCGACGGGCACCGCGCAGGACGCGGCGGATCCCGCCGGCCAATGCCCTCCCCGTCCTCGTCCCCGGCCCAATGGAGACGCTGAAGAAGCTGGAGCGGCCGGGCGAGGAGGCCTTCCTCGCGTCGCTCCTCGAGATCTTCAGCCGCGACACGCCGCTCCGGATCGAGGAGATGGAGCGGTCCGCGACGGCGGCCGACGCCGAGTCGTTCCGGCGCGCAGCCCACAGCCTCAAGTCGAGCGCCTCCTCCCTGGGAGGCGCCCGCGTGGAGGCTCTCTGCGCGCAGATGGAGAAGCTCTCGGCCGAACCCGGCGGGCTCGACGAGGCCGCACGTTTCCTGCCGTCCCTGAAGGACGAGGCGGCCGTCCTCCTCGAGGTGCTCGCAGGCGGCGAAGGCCCGGCGCAGAGATAG
- a CDS encoding isocitrate/isopropylmalate dehydrogenase family protein yields MSAYKIAWLPGDGVGNEVMEAARITLDALKLDAVYTHGDIGWEFWCSEGESFPQRTVDLLKASDAAMFGAITSKPVKAAEQELVPELKGKGLTYRSPIVRMRQMFDLYICLRPCKAYPGNPLNFKEAIDLVIFRENTEDLYAGVEFSPVPDALATTLSALSKPFGHFAGLPGDQYAVSCKINTRKGSERIVRAAFEFARKFGRKKVTIVHKANVVRATDGLFFEEAKKVAADFPEIAVDDANIDAICMWLLKNPMSYDVLVAPNLYGDIISDLAAQMVGGLGFGCSGNIGTKLGVFEPSHGSAPKYAGQNKVNPIATILAAKMMLDFLGEKEKGVRLEAAVAKVIAEGKVRTYDMGGSATTLELGEAVARAL; encoded by the coding sequence ATGAGCGCGTACAAGATCGCATGGCTGCCGGGAGACGGGGTGGGCAACGAGGTCATGGAGGCCGCCCGCATCACGCTCGACGCCCTGAAGCTCGACGCCGTCTACACCCACGGCGACATCGGCTGGGAGTTCTGGTGCTCGGAAGGGGAATCGTTCCCCCAGCGCACCGTCGACCTCCTGAAGGCGTCCGATGCCGCCATGTTCGGGGCCATCACCTCCAAACCGGTGAAGGCCGCCGAGCAGGAGCTCGTCCCCGAGCTGAAGGGCAAGGGGCTCACCTACCGCTCGCCGATCGTCCGGATGAGGCAGATGTTCGACCTCTACATCTGCCTCAGGCCCTGCAAGGCCTACCCGGGCAACCCTCTCAACTTCAAGGAGGCGATCGACCTCGTCATCTTCCGCGAGAACACCGAGGACCTCTACGCCGGCGTCGAGTTCTCGCCCGTCCCCGACGCGCTCGCCACGACGCTCAGCGCCCTCAGCAAGCCGTTCGGCCACTTCGCCGGCCTGCCGGGGGACCAGTACGCCGTCTCGTGCAAGATCAACACGCGGAAGGGCTCGGAGCGGATCGTTCGCGCCGCCTTCGAGTTCGCCCGGAAGTTCGGCCGGAAGAAGGTGACGATCGTCCACAAGGCGAACGTCGTCCGCGCGACGGACGGCCTCTTCTTCGAGGAAGCGAAGAAGGTTGCGGCCGATTTCCCGGAGATCGCCGTCGACGACGCGAACATCGACGCGATCTGCATGTGGCTCCTGAAGAACCCGATGAGCTACGACGTCCTCGTCGCCCCGAACCTCTACGGCGACATCATCTCGGACCTGGCGGCCCAGATGGTCGGCGGCCTCGGCTTCGGCTGCTCGGGGAACATCGGGACGAAGCTCGGCGTCTTCGAGCCGAGCCACGGCTCGGCACCGAAGTACGCCGGCCAGAACAAGGTGAACCCGATCGCCACGATCCTCGCCGCGAAGATGATGCTCGACTTCCTCGGCGAGAAGGAGAAGGGCGTCCGCCTCGAGGCCGCCGTCGCCAAGGTCATCGCCGAGGGGAAGGTCCGCACCTACGACATGGGCGGCTCGGCCACCACGCTCGAGCTGGGCGAGGCGGTCGCCCGGGCGCTCTGA
- a CDS encoding hydroxymethylglutaryl-CoA lyase gives MTHRGIVLHEVGPRDGLQVETTVVPTETKLSWIHALCEAGLDVVQVGSFVHPEKVPQMADTDALFRRLTAPGAERKGQAVYSGLVLNEKGLDRALACGVEMVCLGVSASETHSRKNTGMGTAEATVRIVATARKAVEAGRKVQVSVQSAFGCGFEGVVSEEKVLDIARAYVDAGLLTIALADTAGHAYPEQVERLYGKLLALHPGIEAACHLHDTYGAGMANVYAALRAGAVSLESSFAGLGGCPFTKVAAGNVATEDLVHTLQRNGQRTDVDLARLIEVARDVATFFGREMPGRVHRTGPAPQLRKQETPA, from the coding sequence GTGACCCATCGCGGTATCGTCCTGCACGAGGTGGGGCCCCGCGACGGGCTCCAGGTCGAGACGACGGTCGTCCCGACGGAGACGAAGCTCAGCTGGATCCACGCGCTCTGCGAAGCGGGCCTCGACGTCGTCCAGGTCGGCTCCTTCGTCCACCCGGAGAAGGTCCCGCAGATGGCCGACACCGACGCGCTCTTCCGGCGACTCACGGCGCCGGGGGCCGAGCGGAAGGGGCAGGCGGTCTACTCGGGCCTCGTCCTCAACGAGAAGGGCCTCGACCGGGCGCTCGCGTGCGGCGTCGAGATGGTCTGCCTCGGCGTCTCGGCCTCCGAGACCCACAGCCGGAAGAACACCGGCATGGGCACCGCCGAGGCCACGGTGCGGATCGTCGCGACGGCGAGGAAAGCGGTCGAAGCGGGCCGCAAGGTCCAGGTGTCGGTCCAGTCGGCGTTCGGCTGCGGCTTCGAAGGCGTCGTCTCCGAAGAGAAGGTCCTCGACATCGCCCGTGCCTACGTCGACGCCGGGCTCCTGACGATCGCCCTCGCCGACACGGCGGGACACGCCTACCCCGAGCAGGTGGAACGCCTCTACGGAAAGCTCCTCGCGCTCCACCCCGGAATCGAGGCGGCCTGCCACCTCCACGACACCTACGGCGCCGGCATGGCGAACGTGTACGCCGCCCTGCGCGCCGGCGCCGTCTCCCTCGAATCCTCCTTCGCCGGCCTCGGCGGCTGCCCCTTCACGAAGGTCGCCGCCGGCAACGTCGCGACGGAGGACCTCGTCCACACCCTCCAGCGGAACGGTCAGCGGACCGACGTCGACCTCGCGCGCCTCATCGAGGTCGCCCGCGACGTCGCGACGTTCTTCGGCCGCGAGATGCCCGGCCGCGTCCACCGGACCGGCCCCGCCCCGCAGCTTCGAAAACAGGAGACCCCGGCATGA